The Halorubrum salinarum genome segment GCCATCGCCCGTCTCGACGGGGAGTGTCTCCGCGAGGCGTTCGGCGACGATCGGACTGACGAGCCCCGCCACCCGCATCGCCTGACCCTCCGAGTCGTCGAGGTCCAAGACGCTCCGGAAGAACCACGAGACGGTCACGTAGGTCTCGTGTAGCTCCGCGGCCCGCTCGCGTCCCGCGTCCGTCAGCGTCGCGCCCTCGTACGGTCGGTACTCGACGAGGCCGTCGTCGTCGAGCCGCTGGAACGTCTCGGTGACCGTGGCCGGCGACCGGTCGAGCGCCTCGGCCACCGCGCCCGTCCCGATCGGCTCCCCGTTCCGATGCCCGAGGATGTACACCGCCAAGAGGTACTGCGGGGCGCCGGTCATCGCTCGCCCCCTCGCGTCTCGCCGTCGGCCCCGGTCGACGACGGTCCGTCGGCGTCGTCGGCGCCGTCCCCTTCCTCACGCCCGTCACCGGGACCGAAAGTCGCGAGGAACGTCCAGGCCCACGCCTGAGCGCGCCGACCTCGCGGTCCGCTTCCCACGGTCATACCCTCCGAACGAGGTGTCTCCGCACCGCCCGCTGGCAGTCGTCACACGTCGCGTCGAGCGTCGCGACCGTCGACAGGACGGGGTGATCGACGGGGAAGTCGCGGTAGAGGTACGGCGGGAGCCGCCGGTGAGCGACGGCGGCCTCGGCCCCGTTGCTCGTCGTGCCGTTCAGAAACTCCTGTCGGCGCCGCGCCAAGTCCGCACACCGCGATCGGAGCTCGTCGAGCGTCTCGTGTCGCGTCTCGAGCGCCCCGAAACCGAGCGCCGTGAGCGGCGTCTCGTCGAGGGCCGCGAGGCGCTCGACGACGGCGTCGACGGCGTCGGCGGCGTCGGACAGGTGCGCCGCCTCGCGGGCGAGCGCCCCCTCGAGCGCCTTGACCTCGTTCCGACGGGCGGCCGTCTCGGCGACGACCGTTCGCTTCAGCTGCGGACTGAACGAGGCGTCGGTCGCCGGCGAGAGCGCCAGCGCGATCGACTCGGTGAGCTCCGAGCGGACCGTCTCCAGCAGCGACTCGTCGCCGGATCCCTCGACGTCGTCGAGGCTGTGTGGCCGGACCGTCTCTTCGAACGCCCGACGGACGTCTCGGCAGCGGGCGTCGCCCGCCGATCTCACGCGGTGTTCCGTTCCGGTGACGGCGGCGCCCGTCGACGCGACCGGCGTCGGATCGGTCGATATCGACCGAACGCGGCGGTCGAACCGCTCGAACGCCGTCCGTTTCGCCTCGAGGGCCTCCCGCTCCGTCCGAACGCGGGTCCGAGCGCGTTCGACGTACGTGTCGACGCTCATCCCAGGGCCTCTCCGTCGACGACGGCGACCGCGATCCGTGTGGCCGCGCTCGTCCGTCCGACAATGTCGGTCCGTACCATGGTTCAGGCGTTGTTCGGACGGCCGGCCTCGGTCCGCCGACCGGGCGACGTGCTCGCGCGGGTCCGAACGGTTCTCCGAGTCGATCCGGTGTCGGTGCGGTTCCCTCCGAGCATATGTTTTAGGCCAGCCTAAAAATACAAGAAAGTACCGGTCAGTACGCCCCCGAAACGGGACGCGTCGTCACGGTCCGCTCCACACGGAGTCCGCGCTCGCGGCCCGGCCGCGGGCCGGTCCCCCCGGGTGTGACCGCGGCGCGGAAACGTCCGCCCGCGGTCAGGCGTCGCCGGTGACAATGGCGCTCACCGCGTCGCGGTCGAACAGTTCGCCGCTGTACGTGTCGGGGTACAGAAGCGTCGCGAACCGCTCCGT includes the following:
- a CDS encoding metal-dependent transcriptional regulator; the protein is MTGAPQYLLAVYILGHRNGEPIGTGAVAEALDRSPATVTETFQRLDDDGLVEYRPYEGATLTDAGRERAAELHETYVTVSWFFRSVLDLDDSEGQAMRVAGLVSPIVAERLAETLPVETGDGTGTDADDASATTDDERS
- a CDS encoding DUF7260 family protein; translation: MSVDTYVERARTRVRTEREALEAKRTAFERFDRRVRSISTDPTPVASTGAAVTGTEHRVRSAGDARCRDVRRAFEETVRPHSLDDVEGSGDESLLETVRSELTESIALALSPATDASFSPQLKRTVVAETAARRNEVKALEGALAREAAHLSDAADAVDAVVERLAALDETPLTALGFGALETRHETLDELRSRCADLARRRQEFLNGTTSNGAEAAVAHRRLPPYLYRDFPVDHPVLSTVATLDATCDDCQRAVRRHLVRRV